The DNA window AATGTTATTGAGCTTGATGATAATTACCAGTACGCCTTGGTCGTGGGAAACAACCTGAAATACATCTGGATCCTGTCCCGTACAACCACGATTCCTGAAAATGTGCGTCAGAAATTACTGGAAAAGGCAAAAAGCATCGGATACAATACGGATGAACTGATCTGGGTAAAACATAATCAGTAATACCAAGGTGATTTATAGTAATAACCCTTTCGGAATTCATTTTTGAAAGGGTTTCTTATACGATAATATGTAGATTATCCTATCATTAATCCGTTGCAAATTTCCTCTGCAACATTTTGCAGATAGAGACTTTTTCACGTCATTTGTATAAGGAATTTTTCAAGAATGTTGATATGGAAAAAGCGGTTCTGATTACTATCGGGGATGAAATCCTTTCCGGAAATACGGTAGATACCAATTCTAATTTTATAGCTGCGGAGCTTAAATCCATCGGGATTAAGGTCATACAGATCCTTACGATCTCGGATGAGATTGAAACCATAAAAGAAACCCTGAAATCAGCCTTTGAAACAGGAGACCTGGTTATAACTACCGGCGGATTGGGACCTACAAGGGATGACAAGACGAAAAAGGCCTTAGCCGAATTCTTCGATGATGAAATCGCGCTGGATGAGCCGACTTTTGAACATCTCAGGAAATACATGGAGAAACGCGGCCGTATAGAGATTCTGGAAAGAAACAGGGAGCAGGCTTTTGTCCCTAAAAAATCCACTGTTTTCCAGAACCATTACGGGACGGCTCCCTGCATGATGATGGAACAGCAGGGCAAACTCTCTTTCAGCCTTCCCGGTGTTCCGTACGAAGTAAAGCCGCTGATCAGGGATCAGATTGTTCCGTATCTTAAAGAAAGGTTCAGCCTCAACCATATTGTTTCCAGGATTGTTTCTGTAGTCGGCATTCCGGAGAGTATCCTTGCAGACACTATAGAAGGCTGGGAACTGGCGCTGCCGGCACATATTACCTTATCTTATCTTCCTGTCGGGACCCGTGTAAAGCTCAGGCTCACGGCAACAGGAGCTGTAGAAGAACTTCTCGGCATGCAGCTGGAACAGGAAATCCAGAAATTGTTCCCCATCATCGGTGATCACATTATTGCCACTTCCGAAGATAAAATAGAGAAAATACTGGCCGAACTGCTGGATGAAAAAAGCATGACCATTTCCACGGCAGAAAGCTGCACTGGTGGAGAGCTGGCTAAAATGGTAACCTCCAATTCCGGAAGTTCCAGGTATTATATAGGAGGAGTCGTTTCCTATGCCACTGAAAAGAAAACCGAAATCCTTAAAGTATCTCAGAAAACCATTGATGAATATACTGTGGTGAGTGCCGAGGTTGCCCGGGAAATGGCGGCGGGATGCCAGGATTTATTCGGAACCGACATTGCCCTTTCCACCACAGGGGTTGCCGGTCCAGGAAAAGGTGAGGATGGCAAAGAAGTGGGTACGGTATTTTATACCATCAGGGTCAGGGAACGGGAGGAAACATTCCAGCTTTTCCTGCCTCATCTGGACCGGTTAGACTTTATGCATTTTGTTTCGCAAAAAATTCTCCAGGACCTTGTTTCCATGCTGATAAGTGCCTAAAGGCCACTGTTTTTTAATTTTATTTTAATAGGTTTTACGGGGTGTTTTCATGCTTTTTGACGTTGCTTTGCATAAAGAAATCAGAAGGTGGAACACTCTAAACAAATTTTTCAGACCGAGAATAAAAAACGCTGGAGAAATGTAAAGTGGGGATCAAGAATTTTTATTTTCCTCGCGGTACTGCTCTTTATTGCGCTGGGTCTGATGATGAAACTGGACAGAAGTCCGAAAATCCCTTTTAAAGAAGATTACAAAGCGGTTATTACGGCCAGCCGGCCCTATCTTCAGGAGAATAAAATATCCAAAGAGTATAAAGGCTTCAGGAGCTTCATCTCCGAGAAAAATATCCATACCAATCTTGCCAAGATAGAAAAGGCAAAAGAAGAACGTTTCAAAAACCAGAACCGAAACTGGGCACAGTTCCCGGGAGGGATCCGTTCTGCATTTTATGTCGCCTGGGACCCGCAGTCCCTTATGTCGCTGAAAAGGAATATCCGGCATACCAACCTGGTATTTCCGGAATGGTTTTTCCTGGATCCCGAATCCGGTGCGCTGAAAACGAATTTGGACCCGGAAGGGTATAAGATCATCAAAAGGACCGGTGTGGCGGCCATGCCGATGCTCAGCAACAATTCAAACCAGGAATTCCGGGCTGAAGGTTTGGCGAAAGTACTGAAAGACCCTCTGAAAAGGACACAGCTGATCCGCCAGGTAACCACTCAGTGCCTTAAATTTCATTTCAAAGGAATTAATGTGGACTTTGAAAGTATCGGGCTGGACTCCGATGAATACCTTATTGCTTTCCTGAAAGAGCTTTCGGGAACGTTCAGAAAGAACGGGCTGATGGTAACGATGGATATCATGACGGATAACGATGATTATAATATCCGTAAGCTGGACCCCTACGTAGATTATTTTGTGCTTATGGCATATGATGAATATTCTGCAGATAGTGATGCAGGACCTGTATCCTCCCAGAAATGGATTGAAGCGCAGACCGGCAAAATTCTGGAAAAAACAACACCCGGTAAAATTATTCTGGGATTGGGAGCATACGGTTATGACTGGAGTACCAATAAGGATGACAATACTTCGGTGACGTATATGCAGGCCATTACAAAAGCCAGTGCCAGTAAAGCAGATATCAACTTCGATGATAATACCTTCAACCTGAATTATTCCTATACCGATGCCAAAAACAATACGCATACCGTATTCTTCAATGATGCAGCGTCTATCTTCAATACCATGCGTTTCTCCTCGGAATACCCTCTTGCAGGAACTGCATTATGGAGACTGGGAAGTGAAGACAGCAGGGTATGGAATTTTTATGATAAAGACCTGAGCTCTGCAGGAATGTCCAAAATCAACTTCAAAGATCTTGAAAATGTAAAAGGCCAGACAATGGTCGACTATATCGGGGACGGAGAAGTGCTGGATGTCCTCAATACGCCGCACGACGGAAAAATAGCCCTTGAAACGGATCCGAAAGAAAAAATTATCACCGATGAAACCTATAAGACCTATCCCAGCTCTTATGAAGTGAAAAAATACGGCGAGGCGCCCCAGAAAGATCTGGTGCTGACTTTTGATGATGGTCCGGATGAAACCTATACTCCGCAGATCCTGGATGTTTTATCGAAATACCACGTTCCGGCAGCCTTTTTCCTGGTAGGGCTGAACGCGGAAAAAAACCTTCCGCTGGTAAAAAGGATTTACAGGGAAGGGCATGAAATCGGGAACCACACCTTTACCCATGAAAACGTAGCCCGGGTAAGTCCGGAAAGGGCTTTGCTGGAACTTAAACTGACACGGCTGCTGATTGAGTGCATTACCGGCCACAGTACCATACTGTTCCGGGCACCGTACAATGCCGATTCAGAACCAACGACCCCTGAAGAAATCATACCAGTAGCACTGGCCAGGAAACAGAACTATCTTGATATCGGGGAAAATATTGACCCTGAAGACTGGCAGCCGGGCATCAAAGCGGATGAAATCGTGAAAAGGGTGATGGAAGGCCTTCATCAGAGGAAAGGAAATATCATCCTGTTGCATGATGCCGGCGGCGATACCCGGGAAGAAACCGTAAAGGCACTTAAAGTCCTGATTCCTGCATTGCAGAAACAGGGCTACCACTTTACCAACCTCGCCAGCATCCTCTACAAAAGCAAAAACGAGCTTATGCCCGAAGTGCCTAAAACCAGGGCATACTATGTTATGCAGCTGAATCTGGTCCTGGCCACCGTGATTTATGGCATCAGCCATTTCCTGGTCGCCCTTTTTACCGTGTTTATAGGTTTAGGGATCATCAGGCTGTTGCTCATGGCCTATTGGGCGGTACAGGAAAAAAGAAAAGAAAAGGAGAAAGGCCGGTTTCCGGTTCTGGATTCTTACCCGAAGGTTTCCATCATGGTTCCTGCGTATAATGAAGAAGTTAACATCGTATCGTCACTGAGCAACCTTCTGAATCAGACCTACCCGAATTTTGATGTGATCATGATTGATGACGGAAGCAGGGATTCAACCTATCAGAAAGCGCAGGATGCATTTGCCGGCCATCCGAAACTTAAAATATTCACGAAACCGAACGGAGGAAAAGCTACGGCTTTAAATTACGGGATATCCCGCACTGACTCGGAATATGTGGTCTGCATTGATGCGGATACCAAACTCCAGCAGGATGCCGTAAAATTCCTGATGGCGAGATTCCTCAATGCGGCTCCGGAAGAAAAGATTGCCGCAGTAGCCGGAAACGTAAAAGTTGGAAATCCGGTCAACTGGCTGACCAGATGGCAGGCTATAGAATATACCACCAGCCAGAATTTCGACCGCCTTGCCTATTCATATATCAATGCAGTCACCGTAATTCCGGGAGCCATAGGAGCATTCAGGAAAGCAGTAGTCGATGAAGTGGGAGGGTATTCTTCGGATACCCTGGCGGAAGACTGTGATATTACCGTTAAGATGCTGAGAAAAGGATATCGTATTGCCAATGAGAACAGGGCTGTTGCCGTTACCGAAGCTCCGGAAACCGTAAAACAGTTTCTGAAGCAGCGCTTCAGATGGACCTATGGCATCATGCAGATGTTCTGGAAACAGAAACAGACCTTCCTGAACCCGGAATACAAAGGGCTGGGACTCTGGGCGATGCCGAACATCCTGCTGTTCCAGTATATCATCCCGTTCTTTTCACCGATGGCAGACCTGATTATGTTTTTCGGCCTGTTGTCGGGCAACGGCAATAAAATATTCGTGTATTACCTGCTGTTCCTCCTGGTGGATGCATCACTGGCTATTGTTGCCTTTATCATGCAGAAAGAAAAAATGTGGAACCTTATTTATATCGTGCCTCAGCGGTTCGGGTACCGCTGGCTGATGTATATCGTACTTTTCAGGAGCCTGAGGCGGGCGCTGAAAGGAGAGATGCAGGCATGGGGCTTCCTGAAAAGGACCGGGAATGTAAAAGAGATCGGCGCTTCCAGGTTATCATAAAAAAATATGGACAGCCCGGTAACAAATCCAGAGAAAAATATACTTATTATAGAAATTAGTGTTATCATAATGAAAAAACTGACATTTTCTTTATTTTTATTAGCAGGAGTATCTTCACTGAACATAGTGACGGCTCAGTCTAAAACCAATACAGCAGCAATGAACCTTACGGATAAAGGATTAGACCTTAGCATGATGGATAAATCGGTGCGTCCGCAGGATGACTTTTACAATTACGTAAACGGAAGCTGGATGAAAACCGCTAAAATCCCTTCAGATAAACCTACCTGGGGAAGTTTCAATAAACTGGCAGATGATACGGACAACAATTCGATGACCATCCTCAGCTCCCTTCTGAAAGATAAATTCACAGACGGGACGGAAGGCAAGAAAATCCAGGACCTGTATGCTACGTACATGAACATGCAGAAAAGAAACGCAGACGGGATTAAGCCGATCCAGGCCAACCTGAATAAGATCGATGCCATTAAAAACCTTCAGGACCTTCAGAACTACCTGATCTCTGTAACCAAAGACGGAGAAAACATTTTTTACGGATGGGGCGTAGGAGCAGACCTGAAAGATTCCAATATGAATGTGGTATATCTTGGTGATGCTTCTCTGGGATTAGGAAGAGACTACTACCAGAAAGTCAATGAAAAAAATACTGAGGCATTAGCAGAATACACCAAGTATGTAGCTTCTATGCTGAAAGAACTGGGATATAAAAATGCTGACGCAGCAGCCAAAGGCATTGTTGACTACGAAAAAAGCATCGCCCAGACCTACCTGACCAATGAGCAGAGCCGTGACAACACCCTTCAGTACAATCCTGAAACCATGGCGCAGCTTTCATCACTGGTTAAAAATGTAGACATTCCGGGATACCTTAAAAAAGTAGGGGTAAATACCGATAAAGTAATTATTGGCGAGCTGGGTTACTATAAAAATCTGGATAAGTTCATCAATGCACAGAACCTTCCTGTCATTAAAGATTACCTGAAATTCCACATGATCCACGGAAGCGCTTCTTACCTGAGCGAAAAGATCGGTGATATGAGGTTTGCTTTCTATGGCAAATATCTGAGAGGCCAGCAGGAGCAAAGGGCGCTCAACAAGAGAGGATATGAACTGATCAACGGAAGCCTGGGTGAAGCCTTCGGTAAGCTGTATGTTGAAAAATACTTCCCTGCAGAAGCCAAGGCTCAGATGGTTGAACTGATCGACTACCTGAAGAAAAGTTTCGCAGTACATATCAATAACCTGGCATGGATGTCTTCGGTAACGAAAGAAAAAGCGATGCAGAAGCTGAACAAGTTCACGGTAAAAGTAGCTTATCCGGACAAATGGAAAGATTACTCCAAGCTGAATATCATTCCGGAATCCAAAGGAGGAAGCTTATATGGCAACCTTCAGAATATTGCAGAATGGCAGTACAATAAAGACCTTGCAAAAATCGGGAAACCGGTAGATAAAACTGAGTGGGGAATGACGCCGCAGACGGTGAATGCCTATTACAATCCGGTCAACAACGAGATTGTATTCCCTGCAGCCATCCTTCAGCCGCCGTTCTTCAATCCTAAAGCAGATGCTGCCGTGAACTTCGGTGGAATCGGAGCGGTAATCGGTCACGAAATGAGCCACGGATTCGATGATTCAGGGGCGCAGTTTGATGCAGACGGGAACCTGGTAGACTGGTGGACACCTGAAGATAAAGCCAATTTTGAAAAGGCAACCAAAGCACTGGCTGCACAGTATGATAAATATGAGCCGGTAAAAGGAACTATGGTAAACGGAACTTTTACCAACGGGGAAAACATCGCAGATTTAGGTGGAGTGAACATTGCTTATGATGCTTTACAGATGTATCTTAAAGATCACGGAAATCCAGGCCCGATCAGCGGTTATACCCAGGATCAGAGATTCTTCCTGAGCTGGGCTACCGTATGGAGAACGTTATCCAGCGAAAAATATATGATCAATCAGGTGAAGACCGATCCGCACTCACCAGGGTATTTCAGGAGCTTCGGTCCGTTAACCAATGTTGACGCGTTCTACAAAGCTTTCGATGTTAAACCTGGAGACAAGCTTTACAAAGCGCCGCAGGACAGGATTAAAATCTGGTAACCATCATCAGTATAAATTAGCCGCTCAGCAATGGGCGGTTTTTTTATGTCCTTTTGTTTCAGAAGAAATATTCGGAATATATTTCTTAAAATAAAACACTATGTAAAATAAAATACACTTTATCTGAGAATTCATAACGGATTATTATTCAGCAAAATTTGTATATTTGATACGTTGTGTAAATAAAAATAATTTTTTTAATGAAAAAACTGAATATCGGAATACTTGCCCTTTGCGGTATTGTATTCTTAAACTCATGTGGCACGAAGGCAACTGCTGACAAATCTCAGCAGTCCGGAGCCATAGCAGTGGTTGCAGAACCGGTGAAGGAGGAAGCAAAAGAAGAGGGGATCAACTTATCCTATATGGATAAAAGCGTGCGTCCGCAGGATGATTTTTTTAATTATGTGAACGGGAATTGGGTGAAAACCACTCAGATTCCATCTGATAAAGCGAGTTGGGGCTCTTTCAATGCATTGAGGGAAAATGTGGATGATAACTCTCTGGATATCCTGAATAAAATCCTTTCTGAAAGCTATTCAGACGGATCTGAAGGAAAAAAAATCCAGAACCTGTATGCATCCTTCATGGATGTCGATAAGAGAAATGCAGAAGGCCTGGCTCCCATCAAAGGCGATCTTGCGAAAATCGATGCCATTAAAAACCTGAATGACCTTCAGAAATACCTTCTTGATGCCACAAAAGTAGGGGATAATTCATTCTACGGATGGAGAGTAGGCGCAGATATGAAGAATTCCAAAATGAATGCGGTATACCTGGGCGGTCCTGACCTTGGGCTCGGAAGGGATTATTACCAGAAAGTAAATGAAGCCAATACCAAAACGCTTGCGGAATACCAGAATTATGTAAGCAAGCTCTTCGGGGTCTTGGGCTACAAGAACTCACCTCAGGCTGCACAGAATGTGGTTGATTTTGAAAAGCAGCTGGCCAACTACCTTTTAACGCTTGAGCAGAACAGGGATGCCAATCTGAGGTACAATCCTAAAAACGTGTCTGAGCTCTCAGGGCTGGTTAAAAACATCAATCTGGCCAAATACCTTAAAGATGCAGGCGTAAATACCGATAGGGTCATTGTCGGGGAACTGAAATACTACCAGAATATGGACCAGTTCCTGAGCCAGAAGAACCTTCCGCTGGTAAAGGATTACCTGAAATACCACCTGATCAACGGCAATGCAAGCAACCTTGATAACAATCTGGAGCAGATCAGGTTTGATTTCTATTCCAAATACCTTCAGGGACAGAAAGAACAGAGGCCGATGAACAAAAGAGGTTTATCACTTGTTAACGGCGTATTGGGGGAAGCTTTCGGGAAGCTGTACGTGGAAAAGTACTTCACTCCTGAAGCGAAGGCACAGATGGAAACGTATATCGATTACATCCTGAAATCTTTCAAACAGCACATCAACGATATGGACTGGATGTCGCCTGAAACCAAAGTCAAGGCTCAGGAAAAGTTATCCAAATTCACTGTGAAAATCGCTTATCCGGACAAATGGAAAGACTATTCCGAGCTAAAAGTGGATGCCCCTAAACAGGGTGCAACGCTTTATTCCAACCTGCAGAATGTAGCAGCATGGCAATACCAGAGAAGCCTGGATAAAGTAGGGAAGCCGGTGGATAAAACCGAGTGGGGAATGACTCCTCAGACCGTGAATGCGTACTACAGCGGATCCAATAATGAGATTGTATTCCCTGCCGCCATTCTTCAGCCGCCGTTCTATAACCCTAAAGCCGATGCTGCCGTGAATTTCGGAGGAATCGGTGCTGTAATCGGGCATGAAATTTCCCATGGGTTTGACGACAGCGGTTCCAGGTTTGACGGGGACGGAAACCTCAATAACTGGTGGACCGATGCAGACCGTAAGAACTTTGATGCCAAAGTAGGCCAGCTGGCTGCCCAGTACAGCCAGTACGAGCCGGTAAAAGGAAGCTTTGTTAACGGTAAATTTACCAGCGGGGAAAATATCGGTGACCTGGGAGGTGTGGCTGTAGCGTATGATGCGTTGCAGATGTACCTGAAAGACCACGGAAATCCCGGCCTGATCAGCGGATTCAATCAGGACCAGCGGTTTTTCATGAGCTGGGCAACTGTGTGGAGAACCAAGTCCACAGACCAGTATATGGTGAACCAGGTAAAGACGGACCCGCATTCTCCTGGTGTTTTCAGGGCTTACGGACCATTGGTGAACCAGGATTCGTTCATTAAGGCATTCGACATCAAGCCGGGAGACAAAATGTACAAAGCTCCTGAGGAAAGAATAAAAATCTGGTAGGAAACTGCCCGGAAGAATTAACACAGAAACGCATCACACTGATGCGTTTTTTTTATTAATTTTTCATAGTTTAGTGATCCTGTAAAGACCTAGGAAGGTTAACAGGCATTAATTATCAGTCATATTCAATAAAAACCTTTCACAAAATTTTGTATGTTACAGTTTTTTTTTAAATTTAAACATTGGATTGGTCAGTTATTTGATTCAGATAAAGCCGGTCTACACCAAAATAAGAAATCTCAAAATAACAATAATATGGCAATGTTTAATTACGGCGTTGGCGGAAACGAGGTCAAAGTAGATGCTAACGAAGCTATTCAGCAAATACAGGAGAACAAAACGATGATTGTAAGCCAGCTTACAACAGAAGAATCCTACACTCCTGAAATCGTAACAGGGTTAAAGACCGTGGAAGACGTCTTCAGACACTTTCAGCCTACCGTGGCCGTGCAGCACGAAACGGCAGATGGCAATGTGGTGGAAGAGGAATTCCGTTTTCAGAACCTTGGTGACTTCACTCCCAAAAACCTTACCCAGAAATCAGAGTACCTTCAGCAGCTGAACATGGAAAAGGAGCAGTACAACAAAATTGTGCGCCAGCTTAAAACGAATAAAATCCTTCGTAATATGCTGGAGAATGAGCAGACCCGGGCTGCTTTCGTAGAAGTACTGAAAGAAGTGGCACAAGAACTTGAAAAATAACCTAAAGACAACACAATCATGGATAGTAAATTACAGGCAGCCGAAAGCCAGCAACAGGGCCAACAGCAGCAGCACTCAGGCCAGCAGAAAGGAAACGCGCTTGCGGAACTCAATAAAATAGGCGGATTCGGATTCGTAGAATCTGTAGTGGACGGCATCGCCAACATGAATCCTACCAGGAAGGCCAGAAAAGAAATATTCCTTAACGACAGCAATAAAGCAGACGAAAGAAAGGAGCTGCTTCAGAAAATAAACCTGTGGGTAAGCCTTCTGGAAGGCAATGAATCAGCCGACGCTATGGCTGAAACCTGCAAAAACAAAGCTCATCAGGCAGACCAGAGCCTTAAAAGCAATCTTAAAAATACGCTGGATGCAGTCCGTATGCTGGAAACCAACTACAGGACCGTAGCCCAGTTCTATAAAAATACCGAACTTGATAAAGTAGATAATGTAAGCATCGTTAATGCGAGCATCGATCAGGTTTCTGACCTGGACAACCCGATCTTTATTGATGCCATCGGCGAAGAATTCAAAAATTACTATGATCGTCTGGATCTGAGGGACAATTATTCCATTCTGGCGATCCCTGGCTATCTGGGATCTAACAAAGTCGTTGAGAAATGGGCCAAGATCTGTAACGAGAATAAGGTAATGATGGTGACGGATTTTGCCAACCTTGATAAACCGGATGATGTGGTAGACCTTTTCCATTCGGCTAACCTTACCGGGGGAGAACTGCACAGAAGTAATGTCATCATGACGTGCAACTGGCTCGTAGGCCGCGGAAAGGCAGAAGAAGTGGGAGAGGAGGAAAACGTAGAGCTTCCGCCATCTACTTCCCTTGCAGGAAAAATCCATAAGACCCTGATGTCACAGGTGGCTGCAGGTAAAAAACACGGGAACATCAACGAAGTGGATGCCGTAAAATTTGAGCTGAAGAAAAGCGAAATTTCCCAGCTGGAGAAAATGGGCTTGGTACCGATGGTTAATGAATACGGTAAAATCATGGCATTCTCTGCCAAAACCCTGTTCACGGGAGATAATATCGGGCTTCAGACCTATTCTGTGGTTCGTGTATTCGACTATGTAACCAAAGTACTCCTTGATTTCCTGAACAGGAGAGCCTTTGAAAACTGGAATGCCAGGAACGAGGATGACCTGAGAAGACAGATCGTAACCTTCCTTGACGGGATCAAAGGGCCGGATAAACTGATTGAAAAATTCAAGATCGTGCGTTTCGAGCAGGATAAGGTCAATAAAGACAGAGTATGGCTGGACATCCGTTTAACCCCTTATTTCCCTACCAAAAGTTTCGTTATTAAACTTGACGGACATAAAGGAGATGACGGTAACGAATGGGATGCAGAATACACACAGGATTAACTTACTGATATATACAATTAAAACCGATGCGTGCGTGTCGGTTTTTTCTATCTCATATGAAAATCAGCATCAACAACACGATATTCAGGAATATCCTGCCGGTAGTTATCGCTCTCTTATGCATAGGGTGTGAAAAGGAATACCGCAGGCCGGACCATTACAAAGTAGATCTTTTTGCAGATGAAAGGCAGCAGGGGAAAGCTTATGTCATGAACAGGAATGAATGTTTTGATACCAGCGATATGGTCATCAGTGCATCCGATGTAAAGCTTACAGACAGTTCAAAGGGCAGGGGGAAACCTGTCTATATTTATAAACTGAATAATGGCGAACTCCTCAAAACCACCCGGGATTCTGTTGTGGAGTATCCTTTGCAGTTTCTTTCTCCTCAAAAGCTGAAGCTCAGAAAAGATTCTGTCTATATTTATCTTAAAAAACTGGAAGGCTACAGGTTCCTTGCCAAAGAAAAAGACCTTAAATACCAGTGGCTGAAAGGCGCCCCGGTGTATCCCGTTCAGAAAGATAAATAGCGTATCTTTGTATCTTAATTTAGATTACTTCAGCTGTTGGAACATCAAAACAGAACTTCACAATTTCTTCACATAGGAAACAGGCTGCTCGGCTGGTACCAAAAAAATGCGAGAGACCTTCCTTTCAGACAAACCAAAGACCCTTATAAAATCTGGATCTGCGAAATCGTTTTCCAGCAGACCAGGATCAGCCAGGGCCTGAACCATTACAACAATTTCATCAGCCGTTTTCCGGATGTACAAACCCTTGCAGCGGCAGATGAGAATGAAGTCATGCTCTACTGGAAAGGCCTGGGGTATTATTCACGGGCGATCAACATCCATAAGGCGGCACAGCAGATCATGCATGATTATCAGGGTGTTTTTCCCTCAGAATATGAGGAAATCCTGAAGCTTAAAGGCGTGGGTAAATATACGGCTGCCGCAGTTTCCAGCATTTGCTTTGATGGTAAAATGCCGGCTGTTGACGGAAACTTTTACCGTGTTCTGAGCCGGCTTTTCGCAGATGATTATGATATTTCAGGTTCCGGTGCCTTCGCCTATTTCTCAGAACTGTCAAAGCTTATCATGCCCGATGATGTAGGGGATTTCAACCAGGCGATGATGGATCTGGGTTCGGAAATATGCAAGCCTAAGAATCCGTTGTGCCACAGCTGTCCGGTTAATGATGACTGTCTGGCATATTCACTCGGCAAAGTATCCGCATTTCCTGTAAAGACCAAAAAAGTAAAAACGGAAAACCTTCAGCTCAGGTATTATTTTGTTCACCGGAACGGGCAGTTTCTCATTCAGCAGCGTAAAGATGATTTCATCTGGAAAAAACTCTTCGAATTCCCTCCGGAGATTCCCGAAGAGCTGGAAACCTATATCGTAGGACTACAGGTCATCGGCCATAAGCTTACCCATAAAAACCTGTGCATAGAGATCTATGAAGTTGAAATGACTTCAGATGAAGTATGGGATCAATTAATTGCTGAAAACGGGTATCTTGTCACCGATAAGGAAGCTTCCCATGAAAAATCATTTCCCAAACCTCTTGAAACCTATATTCAAAAGTGGCTGAGAGCCTGAAATTTGTCTTCTTAAATCTGAAATCTAATTTGTACTTTTGCAAAATGATTAAAAATATCATTTTAATTTTCGTTTCGGCACT is part of the Chryseobacterium camelliae genome and encodes:
- a CDS encoding CinA family nicotinamide mononucleotide deamidase-related protein, which encodes MEKAVLITIGDEILSGNTVDTNSNFIAAELKSIGIKVIQILTISDEIETIKETLKSAFETGDLVITTGGLGPTRDDKTKKALAEFFDDEIALDEPTFEHLRKYMEKRGRIEILERNREQAFVPKKSTVFQNHYGTAPCMMMEQQGKLSFSLPGVPYEVKPLIRDQIVPYLKERFSLNHIVSRIVSVVGIPESILADTIEGWELALPAHITLSYLPVGTRVKLRLTATGAVEELLGMQLEQEIQKLFPIIGDHIIATSEDKIEKILAELLDEKSMTISTAESCTGGELAKMVTSNSGSSRYYIGGVVSYATEKKTEILKVSQKTIDEYTVVSAEVAREMAAGCQDLFGTDIALSTTGVAGPGKGEDGKEVGTVFYTIRVREREETFQLFLPHLDRLDFMHFVSQKILQDLVSMLISA
- a CDS encoding polysaccharide deacetylase family protein, translating into MEHSKQIFQTENKKRWRNVKWGSRIFIFLAVLLFIALGLMMKLDRSPKIPFKEDYKAVITASRPYLQENKISKEYKGFRSFISEKNIHTNLAKIEKAKEERFKNQNRNWAQFPGGIRSAFYVAWDPQSLMSLKRNIRHTNLVFPEWFFLDPESGALKTNLDPEGYKIIKRTGVAAMPMLSNNSNQEFRAEGLAKVLKDPLKRTQLIRQVTTQCLKFHFKGINVDFESIGLDSDEYLIAFLKELSGTFRKNGLMVTMDIMTDNDDYNIRKLDPYVDYFVLMAYDEYSADSDAGPVSSQKWIEAQTGKILEKTTPGKIILGLGAYGYDWSTNKDDNTSVTYMQAITKASASKADINFDDNTFNLNYSYTDAKNNTHTVFFNDAASIFNTMRFSSEYPLAGTALWRLGSEDSRVWNFYDKDLSSAGMSKINFKDLENVKGQTMVDYIGDGEVLDVLNTPHDGKIALETDPKEKIITDETYKTYPSSYEVKKYGEAPQKDLVLTFDDGPDETYTPQILDVLSKYHVPAAFFLVGLNAEKNLPLVKRIYREGHEIGNHTFTHENVARVSPERALLELKLTRLLIECITGHSTILFRAPYNADSEPTTPEEIIPVALARKQNYLDIGENIDPEDWQPGIKADEIVKRVMEGLHQRKGNIILLHDAGGDTREETVKALKVLIPALQKQGYHFTNLASILYKSKNELMPEVPKTRAYYVMQLNLVLATVIYGISHFLVALFTVFIGLGIIRLLLMAYWAVQEKRKEKEKGRFPVLDSYPKVSIMVPAYNEEVNIVSSLSNLLNQTYPNFDVIMIDDGSRDSTYQKAQDAFAGHPKLKIFTKPNGGKATALNYGISRTDSEYVVCIDADTKLQQDAVKFLMARFLNAAPEEKIAAVAGNVKVGNPVNWLTRWQAIEYTTSQNFDRLAYSYINAVTVIPGAIGAFRKAVVDEVGGYSSDTLAEDCDITVKMLRKGYRIANENRAVAVTEAPETVKQFLKQRFRWTYGIMQMFWKQKQTFLNPEYKGLGLWAMPNILLFQYIIPFFSPMADLIMFFGLLSGNGNKIFVYYLLFLLVDASLAIVAFIMQKEKMWNLIYIVPQRFGYRWLMYIVLFRSLRRALKGEMQAWGFLKRTGNVKEIGASRLS
- a CDS encoding M13 family metallopeptidase — encoded protein: MKKLTFSLFLLAGVSSLNIVTAQSKTNTAAMNLTDKGLDLSMMDKSVRPQDDFYNYVNGSWMKTAKIPSDKPTWGSFNKLADDTDNNSMTILSSLLKDKFTDGTEGKKIQDLYATYMNMQKRNADGIKPIQANLNKIDAIKNLQDLQNYLISVTKDGENIFYGWGVGADLKDSNMNVVYLGDASLGLGRDYYQKVNEKNTEALAEYTKYVASMLKELGYKNADAAAKGIVDYEKSIAQTYLTNEQSRDNTLQYNPETMAQLSSLVKNVDIPGYLKKVGVNTDKVIIGELGYYKNLDKFINAQNLPVIKDYLKFHMIHGSASYLSEKIGDMRFAFYGKYLRGQQEQRALNKRGYELINGSLGEAFGKLYVEKYFPAEAKAQMVELIDYLKKSFAVHINNLAWMSSVTKEKAMQKLNKFTVKVAYPDKWKDYSKLNIIPESKGGSLYGNLQNIAEWQYNKDLAKIGKPVDKTEWGMTPQTVNAYYNPVNNEIVFPAAILQPPFFNPKADAAVNFGGIGAVIGHEMSHGFDDSGAQFDADGNLVDWWTPEDKANFEKATKALAAQYDKYEPVKGTMVNGTFTNGENIADLGGVNIAYDALQMYLKDHGNPGPISGYTQDQRFFLSWATVWRTLSSEKYMINQVKTDPHSPGYFRSFGPLTNVDAFYKAFDVKPGDKLYKAPQDRIKIW